A genomic stretch from Erigeron canadensis isolate Cc75 chromosome 9, C_canadensis_v1, whole genome shotgun sequence includes:
- the LOC122583194 gene encoding putative disease resistance RPP13-like protein 1 — MAIAEVIVGAFVTVLFEKLASDDLIMLARSAGIYSELNKWNDKLLQIQAVLVDASHKHLRQASVQLWLNKLQHLAYDIDDVLDDLTTEAARRHMNEESYASTSTSKVLKIIPTKFHAYKYGRKMGSKLYKITTKLHDLVEEKNLLGLTDNVGRSSSTVKRLEETSLVDVPSIVGREGDKELLLGKLLGNESCSRNFSVVSIVGLGGIGKTTLTQVLYNDKEVKDHFELKSWVCVSDELDVFSISMAIFIDVGGVDTNFKTLNQLQVALSEKLSKKRFLLVLDDVWNEDSNQWELLQRPFSVAAPGSKIIVTTRKKKVATVVDSTQAYPLEILSNEEALCLLAQNALGKENFDSHPTFKLHGEGIVNKCGRLPLALITIGRVLRSKTNYEEWEELLNSEIWNLLNEGNILPALRLSYYDLPPHLKQMFAYCCLFPKDYVFDIDELVLLWMAEGFLHGSNCNISMEKFGHQCFRELESRSFFQHCSSDKSRYTMHDLISDLAMNVAGDFFYALGDKMGDDDGKEVLEKIHHFSFVRQQYGVYKTFKALQRARGLRTFLPMSVRIDRWQSFYLSSKVLSELLPQLQILRVLSLANYGIKVVPESIGSLKHLRYLNLSKTDITCLPEQVGNLCNLQSLLLFGCHRLSSLPHSLIKLINLRHLDINYTPELKELPFGIGELTGLQTLSKVIIGDANGFKISHLKDLPHLQGRLTIEGLHKVTDLTDAKEASLHQKKGLHDLEMDWGNVSDVSRNAFEVLEELRPFEKLSNIKISNYTGTKFPNWLGDPTYDCLTQIMLSGCRSCTCLPTLGHLPSLQKLFVESMNGLKRVGSELLGTASGDVFPSLKVLEFKNMDGWEEWLTVDGDGKDGIATSFPCLSRISIINCPKLDVLTIEPIHSLQDLHVEICSASVLRSMIGVSSRLTRLTVREVNGLTTQLDGDVLKNLRAVEYLSISRCDELTYLWESEDEACKILRNLQELEVEKCKNLVRLEEKKVDLMIRMESLRNVSLHGCERLENYHCGSDSIERLWISGCGSMKSLTFPARDDQDLPPTLKSLGICVWKNGDVNWFLSHFLSSLTSLRLTTLPNLRFLPEGCLLHLTKLSISKCENIESIPERGYGFLPHLCLRYLLIHNCENIKSFPHEQLPRLVSLEEMYIENCPSMDNSFPCGLWPPNLHKLVIGGLKKPMSEWGVQNFPNSLVSLSLHGENSGVVSFANTSSSSSMFLLPSSLTYLFMGDFKELETISSGMQHLTSLEILSIWKCRRLRDLPETLLPSLSSLQVLFPSHELRKKCSNARRRKGKYYSIISQIPYLETQESRMRRERSSDSKLFFWRRD; from the coding sequence ATGGCAATTGCTGAAGTAATTGTTGGGGCATTTGTTACTGTGTTATTTGAAAAGCTTGCATCTGATGACTTGATCATGCTTGCTCGATCAGCAGGTATCTATTCTGAACTCAACAAATGGAACGACAAATTGTTGCAGATCCAAGCTGTCCTTGTTGATGCGAGTCACAAGCACTTAAGACAGGCATCTGTTCAGTTGTGGCTTAACAAACTCCAGCATTTGGCTTATGACATAGATGATGTACTCGATGACTTGACCACCGAAGCTGCACGGCGGCACATGAATGAAGAATCATATGCCAGTACCAGCACTAGTAAGGTATTGAAGATTATTCCAACCAAATTTCATGCTTATAAATATGGTCGTAAGATGGGCTCTAAGCTCTACAAGATTACAACCAAATTGCATGATCTTGTCGAGGAGAAAAACCTTTTGGGTTTGACTGATAATGTTGGAAGGTCAAGTTCAACAGTCAAAAGGTTGGAAGAAACTTCACTAGTTGATGTACCTAGCATTGTGGGTCGGGAAGGGGATAAAGAGCTATTGCTGGGGAAGTTGTTGGGAAATGAATCATGTAGTCGAAACTTCAGTGTCGTTTCCATTGTTGGTCTCGGTGGCATCGGTAAAACCACTCTAACTCAAGTTTTGTACAATGATAAGGAAGTGAAGGATCACTTCGAACTCAAGTCATGGGTTTGTGTTTCTGATGAGCTCGATGTGTTTAGCATTAGCATGGCTATTTTTATAGATGTGGGTGGGGTAGACACAAATTTTAAAACTCTTAATCAGCTTCAAGTAGCGCTTTCAGAAAAACTCTCCAAGAAAAGGTTCCTACTTGTTCTAGACGATGTCTGGAATGAAGACAGCAACCAGTGGGAACTCCTCCAACGCCCTTTTTCTGTAGCGGCACCTGGAAGTAAGATTATTGTCACAACAAGAAAGAAGAAGGTTGCAACAGTTGTAGACTCCACTCAGGCTTATCCTTTAGAGATTTTGTCAAATGAGGAAGCTTTATGTTTGCTTGCTCAAAATGCCTTGGGTAAAGAGAACTTTGATTCACATCCAACATTTAAATTGCATGGTGAAGGTATTGTGAATAAATGTGGAAGACTTCCTTTGGCGTTAATAACAATTGGAAGGGTGTTGAGATCAAAAACAAATTATGAAGAATGGGAAGAATTGTTGAATAGTGAAATTTGGAATTTACTCAATGAAGGTAATATTCTTCCGGCCCTAAGGCTAAGCTACTATGATCTTCCTCCGcatttgaagcaaatgtttgcTTATTGCTGCTTATTCCCCAAAGATTACGTATTTGACATAGATGAACTTGTCCTACTTTGGATGGCAGAAGGGTTCTTGCACGGGTCAAATTGCAATATCTCAATGGAGAAGTTTGGCCATCAATGTTTTAGAGAGCTAGAATCAAGATCGTTTTTCCAGCATTGCTCAAGTGATAAATCACGATACACAATGCATGACTTGATTAGCGATTTGGCAATGaatgttgctggagattttttttatgcattAGGTGATAAGATGGGGGATGACGATGGAAAGGAAGTTTTGGAGAAGATCCACCACTTTTCTTTTGTTCGTCAACAATATGGAGTATATAAAACGTTCAAGGCATTACAGAGGGCTCGAGGCTTGAGAACATTCTTACCAATGTCGGTAAGGATAGATAGATGGCAAAGTTTCTATTTATCAAGCAAGGTCCTTTCAGAACTACTTCCCCAACTACAGATTTTAAGGGTGCTAAGCCTAgctaattatggaatcaaagtagTACCAGAGTCCATTGGCAGTCTCAAACATTTGCGGTACCTCAACCTTTCTAAGACTGATATCACATGTTTACCGGAACAAGTCGGAAACTTGTGCAATCTACAGAGCTTGTTGCTTTTTGGTTGTCATCGGTTATCTAGCTTGCCACACAGTCTCATAAAGCTGATAAACTTGCGACATCTTGATATTAATTATACGCCGGAGTTGAAGGAGCTGCCTTTTGGGATTGGTGAATTGACTGGTCTACAAACTCTATCCAAAGTTATTATTGGGGATGCTAATGGGTTCAAAATATCCCATCTTAAGGACCTACCACATCTTCAAGGTCGTCTTACCATTGAAGGACTGCATAAAGTGACAGATTTAACCGACGCCAAGGAAGCCAGCTTACATCAAAAAAAGGGTCTTCATGATTTGGAGATGGACTGGGGTAATGTCTCTGATGTTTCTCGGAATGCATTTGAAGTGCTTGAAGAACTAAGGCCTTTTGAGAAGCTAAGCAACATCAAGATATCGAACTACACAGGAACAAAGTTTCCTAATTGGCTTGGGGATCCCACATATGATTGCTTAACCCAAATTATGTTATCTGGCTGTAGAAGTTGTACATGCTTACCAACACTTGGACATCTACCGTCACTTCAAAAACTATTCGTTGAAAGCATGAATGGGTTGAAGAGGGTGGGTTCAGAGTTACTTGGTACTGCATCTGGTGATGTATTTCCGTCACTTAAAGTTTTGGAGTTCAAGAATATGGATGGTTGGGAAGAGTGGTTAACTGTAGATGGTGATGGCAAAGATGGAATTGCTACATCATTTCCTTGTCTTAGTCGGATTTCTATTATAAATTGTCCGAAATTAGATGTATTAACAATCGAGCCAATACATTCACTTCAGGATCTACATGTAGAAATATGTTCAGCAAGTGTGTTAAGAAGCATGATAGGTGTGTCTTCAAGACTTACTAGATTGACAGTGAGGGAAGTTAATGGGCTTACTACTCAACTAGATGGAGATGTACTAAAGAATCTTAGGGCAGTAGAATATCTAAGCATTTCAAGGTGCGATGAACTCACATACTTATGGGAATCAGAAGATGAAGCATGCAAGATTCTTCGAAATTTGCAGGAATTGGAAGTAGAGAAGTGTAAGAACTTGGTAAGATTGGAAGAGAAAAAAGTAGATTTGATGATACGCATGGAATCTCTTAGAAATGTAAGTCTTCATGGTTGTGAGAGATTGGAGAATTACCATTGTGGTTCTGATAGTATTGAGAGGCTGTGGATATCTGGTTGCGGTTCAATGAAATCATTGACCTTCCCAGCAAGGGATGATCAAGACTTGCCACCCACTTTGAAGAGTCTTGGAATTTGTGTATGGAAGAATGGGGATGTGAATTGGTTCCTTAGCCACTTCTTGTCATCACTTACATCTCTTCGCTTAACTACACTTCCAAATTTGAGGTTCTTACCAGAAGGATGCTTACTTCATCTCACAAAGCTGAGTATTAGTAAATGTGAAAACATTGAATCCATTCCAGAGAGAGGTTATGGTTTTCTTCCCCATCTTTGTTTAAGATATCTTTTGATCCATAACTGTGAGAATATAAAGTCATTTCCACATGAGCAATTGCCACGTCTCGTATCTTTGGAAGAGATGTATATAGAGAATTGTCCAAGCATGGACAACTCCTTTCCTTGTGGTTTATGGCCGCCTAATTTACATAAGCTGGTAATAGGAGGATTAAAGAAGCCGATGTCAGAGTGGGGGGTGCAGAATTTCCCGAACTCTCTTGTTAGTTTGTCGTTACATGGTGAAAATTCAGGAGTGGTTTCATTTGCAaatacttcatcatcatcatcaatgttTCTACTACCATCATCTCTAACTTATCTATTCATGGGAGATTTTAAGGAATTGGAAACAATTTCAAGTGGAATGCAACACCTCACCTCCCTTGAAATACTATCTATTTGGAAATGTCGGAGGCTAAGAGATTTACCAGAGACATTACTCCCTTCACTTTCAAGTTTGCAAGTGTTATTTCCTTCCCATGAACTGAGAAAAAAGTGTAGTAACGctagaagaagaaaaggaaaatacTACTCCATAATCTCTCAAATCCCTTACCTTGAAACCCAAGAGTCTCGGATGAGGAGAGAGCGAAGCTCAGATAGTAAGTTGTTCTTTTGGAGGCGGGATTAG
- the LOC122583883 gene encoding putative disease resistance RPP13-like protein 1 yields MVVGELFLGAFITVVIEKLASGDLIRLAQSAGIYSELDKWNQKSAQIQAVLVDAGEKHLRQTSVELWLNKLKHLVYDIDDVLDDLTTEATRRHKSQRSSASTSTSEVFNIIPTKFQAFKYGRNMGSKLDMITTKLHHLVEEKNFLGLSDDVRRPNTKIKRLEETSLVNVSTIVGRKGDKELLLGKLLGNESCSWSGWIGKTTLAQVLYNDTKVKDHFELKS; encoded by the coding sequence ATGGTTGTTGGTGAACTGTTTCTTGGCGCATTCATCACTGTTGTGATTGAGAAGCTGGCCTCAGGTGACTTGATCAGGCTTGCTCAATCTGCAGGTATCTATTCTGAGCTCGACAAGTGGAACCAGAAATCGGCCCAGATCCAAGCTGTTCTTGTTGATGCTGGAGAAAAACACTTAAGACAGACATCCGTTGAGTTGTGGCTTAACAAACTCAAACATTTGGTTTACGACATTGATGATGTGCTCGATGACTTGACAACTGAAGCTACACGGCGCCACAAGAGTCAAAGATCTTCTGCCAGTACCAGTACAAGTGAGGTATTTAACATCATTCCAACCAAATTTCAAGCTTTTAAATATGGTCGTAATATGGGCTCTAAGCTCGACATGATTACAACCAAATTGCATCATCTTGTCGAGGAGAAAAATTTTTTGGGTTTGAGTGATGATGTTCGAAGGCCAAatacaaaaatcaaaagattGGAAGAAACTTCACTGGTGAATGTATCTACAATTGTGGGTCGGAAAGGGGATAAAGAGCTATTGCTAGGGAAGCTGTTGGGAAATGAATCATGTAGTTGGTCTGGGTGGATTGGCAAAACCACTCTtgctcaagttttatataatgatACAAAAGTGAAGGATCACTTTGAACTCAAGTCATAG
- the LOC122583192 gene encoding putative disease resistance RPP13-like protein 1 codes for MSVTSSENWFTGKMSRRKILCRRKTSSPEFAGIPKNWFPVCHRKKRSPQNWLAGKLIRRKKVATKTASENGLRDAKLHARRQLNEASSSTSKQNHGFVYNDKKVKDHFELKSWVCVSDEFDVFNISKTIYKDVGGDDKLFETLNQLQVALAEKLSKKRFLIVLDDVWNEDYHKWELQHPFIVGAPGSKIIVTTRNSTVALVMNSSQSYHLELMSNEEALSLFAQHVLDKQNFDSHPTLKLYAEGIVKKCGRLPLALKTLGRVLRTKSSDDEWDELLYSEIWNLPNDGNILPALRLSYYDLPTHLKQMFAYCCLFPKDYMFDKDELVLLWMAEGFLYHSNGSK; via the exons atgagtgttacCTCGTCTGAAAACTGGTTCACCGGAAAAATGAGTAGAAGAAAAATATTATGTCGCCGGAAAACTAGTTCGCCGGAGTTTGCCGGAATTCCCAAAAACTGGTTTCCTGTATGTCACAGGAAAAAACGTTCCCCGCAAAACTGGTTGGCTGGAAAACTTATTCGCCGGAAAAAAGTCGCCACTAAAACCGCGTCTGAAAATGGACTCCGGGACGCC AAGCTGCATGCAAGACGCCAGTTGAATGAAGCCAGTAGCAGCACTAGTAAG CAAAACCATGGGTTTGTGTACAATGATAAGAAAGTGAAGGATCACTTTGAACTCAAGTCATGGGTTTGTGTTTCTGATGAGTTCGATGTATTTAATATTAGCAAAACCATTTATAAAGATGTGGGTGGGGATGACAAACTATTTGAAACTCTTAATCAACTTCAAGTGGCTCTTGCAGAAAAACTTTCAAAGAAAAGGTTTCTGATCGTTCTAGACGATGTCTGGAATGAAGACTACCATAAGTGGGAACTCCAACACCCATTTATTGTAGGGGCACCCGGAAGTAAGATTATTGTTACAACCCGGAATAGTACAGTGGCATTGGTGATGAATTCTTCCCAATCTTACCATTTGGAGCTGATGTCAAATGAAGAAGCTTTGTCTTTGTTTGCCCAACATGTGCTCGataaacaaaattttgattCGCATCCAACACTTAAGTTGTATGCAGAAGGCATTGTGAAGAAATGTGGAAGATTGCCATTGGCGTTGAAAACTCTTGGAAGGGTGCTGAGAACAAAATCAAGTGATGATGAATGGGATGAATTGTTATATAGTGAGATATGGAATTTACCGAATGACGGTAATATTCTTCCTGCCCTAAGACTAAGTTACTATGATCTCCCAACGcatttgaagcaaatgtttgcTTATTGCTGCTTATTCCCCAAGGATTACATGTTTGACAAGGACGAACTCGTTCTGCTCTGGATGGCAGAAGGGTTTTTGTACCATTCAAATGGAAGCAAGTAA
- the LOC122583193 gene encoding putative disease resistance protein At3g14460, whose protein sequence is MPDLINDLATSVAGENFFMLGQKNAVNCRNGALEKLHHFSYIFQECEVYRKFKALYTARRLRTFLPVSVKRDKWERFYLSSKILTKLLPQQQFLRVLSLAKYRINEVPQSIEGLKHLRYLNFSDTDITCLPEQIGDLYNLQSLLLSGCTKLSRLPDSLVKLKNLRYLNLSGCTKLSRLPDNLIKLINLRYLNFSRTDITCVPEKVGNLYNLQSLLLSGCHGLCSLPSSLVKLINLRHLEITDTPKLKELPIGIGELTGLQTLSKVIIGDANRFKISHLKDLQHLQGRLTIEGLHKVAKSTDAKEANLQQKKGLHDLKMEWSDVFDDSRNELIESEVLEGLRPFEKLTNIKISKYMGI, encoded by the coding sequence ATGCCCGATCTCATTAATGACCTGGCAACAAGTGTTGCTGGAGAGAACTTTTTCATGTTGGGTCAGAAGAATGCCGTCAACTGCAGAAACGGAGCTTTGGAGAAGCTCCACcacttttcatatatttttcaaGAGTGTGAAGTATACCGCAAGTTCAAGGCACTATACACAGCCAGGCGCTTGAGAACATTCTTACCAGTGTCGGTAAAGAGAGATAAGTGGGAACGTTTCTATCTATCGAGCAAGATTCTAACAAAATTACTCCCCCAACAACAGTTTTTAAGGGTGCTGAGCCTAGCTAAATATCGAATCAATGAGGTGCCACAGTCTATTGAGGGTCTCAAACATTTGCGGTACCTCAATTTTTCTGATACAGATATCACATGTTTACCGGAACAAATCGGTGACCTGTACAATCTACAAAGCTTGTTGCTTTCTGGTTGTACAAAGTTATCTAGGTTACCAGACAGTCTCGTAAAGCTGAAAAACCTGCGGTACCTCAACCTTTCTGGTTGTACAAAGTTATCTAGGTTACCAGACAACCTCATAAAGCTGATAAACCTGCGATACCTCAACTTTTCTAGAACTGACATCACATGTGTACCGGAAAAAGTAGGTAACTTGTACAATCTACAGAGCTTATTGCTTTCTGGTTGTCACGGGTTATGTAGCTTGCCAAGTAGTCTTGTAAAGCTGATAAACCTGCGACATCTTGAGATCACAGATACTCCAAAGTTGAAAGAGTTGCCCATAGGGATTGGTGAATTGACTGGTCTACAAACCCTATCCAAAGTTATTATTGGAGATGCTAATAGGTTCAAAATATCCCATCTTAAAGACCTACAACATCTTCAAGGACGGCTTACCATTGAAGGACTGCATAAAGTGGCAAAATCAACAGACGCAAAGGAAGCCAATTTACAGCAAAAGAAGGGTCTTCATGATTTAAAGATGGAATGGAGTGACGTCTTTGATGATTCCCGGAATGAGTTGATTGAGTCCGAAGTGCTTGAAGGGCTAAGGCCTTTTGAGAAGTTGACcaacatcaaaatatcaaaatatatggGAATTTAA